Genomic segment of Gloeocapsa sp. PCC 7428:
TACGCCGTACTGCATGAAGATGGTATTGTTCGCGTACCCGAACATCTCACCGATGAAGAAGCTGCAAGTTTACCTTGTGCGGCTGTCACTGCATGGAATGCGCTATTTCACGCGGGTAATTTAAAAGCCGGTGATACCGTATTGGTGCAAGGAACTGGCGGAGTTTCGATATTTGCGTTGCAATTCGCTGTCCTTGCGGGTGCAAAGGCGATCGCGACATCAAGTAGCAATGAGAAACTAGAACGCGTCCGCAAAATGGGCGCAGCAGAAACAATTAACTATAAACAAATCCCTGAATGGGGACAACGAGTGCGCGAACTCACCGATGGTAAAGGCGTTGATTATGTCGTTGAAGTCGGCGGCGCGGGAACGTTATCCGAATCGCTACGCGCGGTACGTCACGGCGGACAAATTAGTTTAATTGGGGTTTTAAGCGGTGGTAAAGGCGAAGTTGCAACCGCAGCCATTTTGATGAAAAACGTCCGCGTACAGGGAATTTATGTTGGTTCGCGCGAGATGTTCGCGGCGATGAATTCGGCGATCGCCTTGCACAAATTACGCCCTGTCGTCGATCGCGTGTATCCTTTCCACGAAGTACCAGAAGCGCTGAAATACATGGAAAGTGGTTCGCACTTCGGTAAAATTTGCATTCGCTTTTAATTATCAAAGAAAAACCATGCCACATTTATTCGATACTTATCAACTCAAAGACATCAGATTACGCAACCGTATTGGTGTTTCGCCAATGTGTCAGTATACTTCTGATGACGGTGTAGCAACCGATTGGCATTTAGTTCACCTAGGTTCGCGTGCGGTAGGTGGTGCAGGATTAATTATTGCCGAAGCTACCGCAGTCGAAGCGCGGGGACGCATTTCCCCTAATGATGCGGGAATTTGGGCAGACAAGCACATCGAACCGCTACAACGCATCAACCAATTTATCAAAGCGCACGGTGCAGTACCAGGAATTCAAATAGCCCACGCTGGTAGAAAAGCAAGTTC
This window contains:
- a CDS encoding NAD(P)-dependent alcohol dehydrogenase; this translates as MKVYEIQQFGIDALTLTERPDPQLSYGQVLVKMRAASLNYRDLMVVKGLYDPKLALPRIPFSDGVGAVVAVGEGVTRVKVGDRVAGLFFQKWIGGELTQEIAQSALGGAIDGILAEYAVLHEDGIVRVPEHLTDEEAASLPCAAVTAWNALFHAGNLKAGDTVLVQGTGGVSIFALQFAVLAGAKAIATSSSNEKLERVRKMGAAETINYKQIPEWGQRVRELTDGKGVDYVVEVGGAGTLSESLRAVRHGGQISLIGVLSGGKGEVATAAILMKNVRVQGIYVGSREMFAAMNSAIALHKLRPVVDRVYPFHEVPEALKYMESGSHFGKICIRF